The Chanodichthys erythropterus isolate Z2021 chromosome 1, ASM2448905v1, whole genome shotgun sequence genome segment GTTGCTGCTCTTGTCGGCCTGCAGCGAGTCTTTGCTCATCTCCATCAGTCGCATGGCCTCGTTAACATCCTCCTTCTCTACAACATCCACCATCCGCAAACgagcctacacacacacacacacacacacacacagagagagagtcACATCAACAGATCACGCGTGTGAAtgttattttcctcaaaaacaaaccattttccAATGTCAAACATCCTTCAGCAAACTGATGAGTTGTGCCGGCACTGTCAGACCGAGACAAGTGCAATGCCTTCTGGGAAAGCCAGCAACTGCCCAAGTCTCGGCCTCTCAACACCAGCTAGTCTCAGAGTCAGGCGTGCGAGTCGTGCGGCACGTCGTGTGCGGTCAGTTTTGCATGGGTTTGCACAGCGGCGTGACTGAGGCTGACTGCCGACCCCGCAAAGCTGACCGTCGCCACGACAACAGACATGATATGATGGACAGCAGCGCGTCACCTGACAGACAAAGTGCGTGTGAACGGCAGTGTGTGTCGTGAAGTGCCGTTTCTACAGTAGAGATGATCGCAGCTACCTGCACAAACAGCACTTTTAACACACAACAGCCACATCAGAACCGGATCAGACCAGAGATCGGATCAGTAGGGTTAGGAATCGTAAGAAATTTGTCCCGGTTCCACCTAATGATTTTGGTtccattaaaattattaaaatataaatttcaagCATTATTAAAGAAAAGTAAACACTCAGTAATTGAAAAACACGAGTAGCGGATCCGGTTTAAATGTGAGTGcgctgtgaatgtgtgtgtgtgaatgtgtgtgtggcaCGGAAAACTGTGCGACTCTTTCGCGCTTGAAtgatttaaatcattaaaatgcacacacaggAACTGAAGCAGAATCAAAATGCGCGTTTCTTATCGAATCACCGGTTCTCAATACCCATCCCTACGGATCAGACCAGTAGCAGAGATCAAATGAAGCGGATGTGTGTTTGCGAGTCTCACCAGGGCAGTGGAGAGGCGCAGGATGGACAGCAGCGTTCGGGCCGAGGTGAAGGTCGTGTCTTTACTGACCCGCGCCTCTTTCCTCATTTCTACATACGCCGCGGTGATGTAATCAGACAGAGACTCTGGAACCACCGGCTGCTTCAGCTTACACTTACTGATGTAACGcctgagagacagagagagaacgTCAGTCACATGTGTTCAGGACTAAACAGATCACATTCAGGTTCAGAAACAGCGTCACATCTGCAGTGAAACGCTCGTCAGGTCAGTCATCTGTCGACCTCTGAACGTTTGATGGGATGTTGTACAGCCGTTTCCTGTGCTGAACACTACAATACCAACATGTGCTTTacaccagggatggacaactccggtcctggaggccagtgtcctgcagagtttctCCATCCCTTATAAAAACTCACTTGACTATAACTTTCTACtgatcctaaagaccttgattagctggttcaggtgtgtttgattagggttggagctaaactctgctggacactggccctccaggaccggagttgtccaccCCTGCTTTACACTGAGGGCAGAAAAAGGCCAAACAACAGAAATATAAAGAAACTAAACCACAGATTTAATGTTTTCAGATACATCGATCACTGGTGCAGCAAACAGCATCTGTGTGAACACGAGTGTGACGGCTGATCGTGTGTTCACCTCATGAGCTTCATGTCGATGGGGTTGAAGTGCGTGGGCGGCTGCCGGCAGTGCTGGTGCACGTATGTGATGTGCTGCGCCAGCCGCAGGTCGTTGTCCGTGTCCGGTTTGTCCTGAATGAGCCACAGCAGGTCGAAGCGGGACAGCAGCGCCGCCGGCAGCTGGATGTTCTGCTCGATGGTTTTGCGCGGGTTGTAGCGGCCGTACGCAGGGTTCGCCGCCGCGAGGATAGAGCAACGCGCGTTCAAAGACGTCATGATCCCGGCCTGAGATAGACAGGAAACATGTGATCGCACTCATTCAGGAGTCACAATCGCAGCTCAAACGCAGCGACTCGTACCTTGGCGATGGAGATGGTCTGCTGCTCCATGACCTCGTGAATGGCCGTGCGGTCGGCGTCGGCCATCTTGTCGAACTCGTCGATGCAGCACACGCCCAGATCCGCCAGCACCAAAGCGCCGCCCTCCAGAGTCATCTCTCCCGTCACCGGGTCACGCATGACCGCCGCCGTCAGTCCCACGCCGGACGAGCCGCGGCCAGTGGTGTACTGACCTGAGAACAGAGCGCAGGTTAGTCAGGAGAACACGGAGCCGAGGGACGAGCAGGCGCTGCGGGCGACGGACTCACTGCGAGGGGCGAGGCGGTCGATGTACGACAGCAGCTGAGACTTGGCCACACCCGGATCACCCATCAGACAGATGTTGATGTTCCCTGCAAACAGAAAAACATGCATTTCTACAGCgctcgtttcaaagcagcttcactgAAACTCACTGTTCTATAATGGCTTAGAGCTTTTCCAGCATGACTTATAACGACACGAGTGTCCCTTTATAGCGTCGAGCAGAATATCAGTGCAGCAGCGACTCGAGCACCACTGAGCCAAAGACaattaagagatttaaataaaaaaaaaagattaatgaAAACAACATTGGTTGTCTCAAGTGAAAAAGAGCCAGAGTTTGATGCAAGTTTATCATTTTCCAGAAGTAATTAGCAATGATGTAAGAGATCCAGACGGATTGAGGTTTCCTCCAGTCTCTCACCTCTGATCTTCATGCCGCGCGGCGCCTGCTCCACTCCAccaaccagcagcagcagcagcgccTTCTTCACGTCCTCGTGACCGTAGATCTCTGGAGCGATCGATCCCGCCAGCTTCTCGTAGAAATCCtcctctacacacacacacacacacgtaagTCTAGACGCACTTCATGAAGTTCAcgtcacacacagacaaagcATTACCTGTGATGTGCCGCAGCTCTTCATCGCTCAGCTCTTCAGTTCCCAGCTCATCATCCTCAGTCTTATTCATCAGAGTGATGCAGTGACACTCTAGATACGTCTCAGACAGCAAACcctgacagacacacacacactcagagttAAACTCACACCAACAGATACACCTGAACTGAGGAAACAGAGCTCGAGGTCATGTGACATTTAGAATCAAAGGAAAACAAACGTAGGGTGGGATTTGGTTCTGTCTGACAGTTGTTGATTGGATATTGAGATGTGGGCGTGGCACTTAATGCAGTTTGCAGTGGATTGTGAGGAAGGGGCGTGGTTTAATTAAGTGCATTAGATGACTGTAGATCAGCATGAGTCAGATCCAAGTAtgacatttaaaatacttttacaaagtaaaaaaatatatataatcgATTCGACTGCATTGTCACATCTGCAGAAGTAATCGATCTGAATAATTCTGTATTTAGAGCAGCTGAATTTGAGTTTGTCTCATTGATTgtcattttcctgtttattacggTGAAGCTGATTTCTACATGCGCTGCTaacgtgtgtgtatgtgtgtgtgtgtttcacctGCACAGCCTGTCTGAATCCAGAGCGCAGCAGAGGCAGGAATATTCCAGAAATAGCCACGTGATCTCCGGGCTGCGTCACACGCGTGTTCTCTCCGCGGGCGTAGATGGTCATACTGCGCGGGATGTTTCCCACCGGCACCTGATCGCTCTGAGTGTTCAACACAAGCATCGACACAATCAACATCACACACCTTCAGTCAGACTAACAAAGGCTGTGCCGCTCGCACACATACGTGCTCCTGAATGCGCAGCTCCTGGAACTTGACGAACTTTGACCCTCGCGTCTGCAGGTACAGCCGCCCTCCGGATTTGTTGGTGACGCACTCCTGACTGGGACACATGATCAGCGGCGTGAAGCTCGGAGAGGCGATCTGAGGAAGAGGACGGTGTTAACGGAAGCACTGGGGtggttaaacacacacacacacactgaccaaTCACGTCCCTACCGGCTGGTACGTCTCCGCGCCGCACTGATCGCACGTGTACGTGGCCACGGCCATCATGGGTTTGACCTCTGTGGCTCTGGTGACGATTCCTCTGACGGTCACCAGCTGACCGATGCTGTCGGCCTTCACATCACGCACCACCTTCGGCTTCAGCGTCGACGGAGGCCGGAAATACACCTCACTGAAACACACGATTCATGCAGAGATGACACGACAAAACCAAACACTGAGTGAGAGCATGTGACCAACAATAAAAatgacctgtgtgtgtgtgtgtgtttcagtcaCTCACAATCTGCGCATGAGTTCAGATGGATACTGGTTCCTGGAGTCACGCGTGTCTGCGGGGTCACGACCCCTCGTCTCCATCATCAGCCGGTGCTCGATATAAACGTCCAAGGCGTCTTTCGCCACCACCTACAGGACGAGTCCATATTAGTGATAATCACACCAGTGCACTGTATGAAGTTAGATATTCTTATATTTCCAGATTTATATCTACAGCTATTCAATATGACGAACAATCACGCAGCCCAGATGACTAATGTCGCTTCACGTGAGTGTGAGGATAAATCTGAACACACATACTCTTATGTTAACTAGTTGTAGTCTTTCATGCTGCACATCATGACGGTTCATGAGTTTACTCTCTGGCAGCCCTACAGATCTGCAGTCAGACGCACCTCTCGCTCTCTGTACTCAGGCAGCAGCTCGTGAACCGCATCCGCAAACAGTCCGGCGTAACGTTTGCCGTTCTCACACACGCTCTCCACCAGCTCGGGATCTTCCTCCGCCACGTCGTCCAGATCCACCAGCAGCGCCACCTGCTCACGGTGCGCCAGCGACACCTGCAAACACAAGCACACCTGAGCGGGAGTCTGACACGCTGATGCTCAGTCTGCAGGAACGGGCTGGAAGATCTCACCAGTTGAGCGCCGTATTTGAACACCTTCTTCCCGGAGTCATCCTCGCTGTAGAACTCCTGCAGGAAGCGCTTGCACTTCTCTGGAAACACATCAGCAAACCACTGTCACACACGAGCCACTAATCCGAGGAACACGGCAGCAAACCGCTCGTGTAGATGTCTGTGCACGTGCAGGAAAGTTTCAGATGAGCGCGCGATCACAAACAACAGTCACGTGAGCGCGCACAGGAAGCGATTCGTAAACAAACGAGCAAAAACCGAAGAGCAGCAGAAACAAAAGGGCTGAAAATGTTCAGTCCAAAACTCTTCATGCACATGAAATTAACACGATTTCCGCTTTAAACATTTACTAGTAACTCTTGAACACAAAACAGTAAATAAAGTGAAACTGATCGACGCGTCCAAACAGCCTCGTGACTCGAGCAAAACACCGTATTATTGTCGTGTCGATCGACCGGATCTCGACTCCCGAGTCCGTGTTTCGGCCTGACAGGTGACTCGATATCGCTGCGCATTTCCCTTCTCGATATAAATGACGCGCGCGTAACGCCACTCGACGGCTGCTGTTTTTGTAAACAAAGAAGCACATGGCTCTCGAGCCCAGCTACAGCCACGCCGCTTCCGCGATCACTCCGCCCTTTACAAGCTAGTCCCGTCCGGACCAAACGCGACTCTGTGCGCTCATCAGCAGAACCGCGCGATCCGCAGCGACCTGTGGCTCAGGTGTCGGTTCGGTTCACGCGGCCCCGTTTTACACGGGACAGTCGAAACTTCAACACCGTCCTCTAAAGCGACGTCTTACGACCAATACAGCTCCGAGCGATCGTGTGCGGATAGGAACAAACAGACACAGGACTCTGGACGGATTTCTTAAACTTTTGACTAAGAAAAAAGAAGGTTGTCTGAATCACATGCTCTCCGCGCGCCGCCGCTCTTTGTTCCTGAACTCCATCCGGGCACTTCAGCGCAAGCGCGCGCAACTCCCGCGGCCACAATAAAACAAAGTTAAAGCTGCTTTTACACAAACACTGTAGCAGCAAAACATCGCAGAAATGTAAAACAGACACAAGTAACGTATATTTCTGCTCGAGTTCAGatataaattattcatattCGAGTTGATTTTACTTTCGTTTCGTCGAACTGTGATGCGCATCAGAAACTGACCTGAGAAGAGTTTCTAACTCCTGTTTAATGTGCGCCAGAAGCGAATTCCACAACTTACCCTTTTCCGCCATATAATCCTTTGGTGCCATGTTTATCGGAGAAATGTGAAGATAAACGTGCGAATATTTCACTTGGGAAACAGTTTAGTGACTAGAAGAAGCAACACGGTCTCGAGGCAGCTGCAAAAACTGGCGCGAGTCTGCTGGTGCTTTCCACCAATGAGAGCCGGTCTGGGTGTGCGTGAGGGCGGGGCTGTGCTAGTGGCGCGAGAATCTTCCAAACGTGGTGTGTCACGTGAGCGGAAGGACCAATATCTGTGCGCTTTGAAACGGCGGTAAATGTATTATTTCATGACAAAAGCTGCAAACAGTTAAAACACGAGCCCGGGAGTCTCAGACACGGAAAACACGTAAAGATCAGGGAATATATCATATATGAGCAAGAGCAACATCTGGAGCAGGAATTATTAATGATGGGAGAAACTCCAACGATTCTGTTTCAAAGCGCTGGAAACACGCCACTGGCGACACCTGCTGGTCAATGCCGTGTAAATGCAGCAAAAACATCAAATACCATTAAATATTAAGtgtttgtgtaatatttattttattcatttgtaaGGCTTGTTTTTGCGTTTTATTGAGTAAGGCCAAAGAGACAATTAACTATTGCTCTTTCTTTTAATTATACAAATGTGTTATTTAAATGTCTACACTTCATAAAACTGATCCGAGATCAAACATAAAaggtgtgttcgacatcggCTGCGGCTGGATGTAACCGATCGGCGAGATTAGCCGCGTGCAGgcggggaggagctgaaaacggaGACGTGAAGTCGGACACGCTGTGGCTCCCGTAGTTTGCTGCAATTACGTCAGTCATGGCAGATCACGTGGCGTTTGCTTACTTGATCGCAGACGAGCTGGAAGCAATAGAAAATCCATTATTTTTGCAATACATTGAGCACGATGAGCAACGAAGGTGAGTAAAGGTTAAAtgtaaaaagtatatttttaaacaaattatagacacattatcaatttagcTTTAAAGTTACTAGACCTATACCTAGAATTGGAAAATTATATGTTGAATAAAAATACTGTATCGAAAGTCTAAAGTCTTTGCAATGATGTAATGGGTGTTTTTTGTAATCAATAGCTCTTGTTGCTTGCCTTTTAAcaataattgttattattttggTTTAATTAGAGAGAATGACTCATTCTGACAGATAAATAATTgagttttactcaaattttaACACTTCTGTATAgactaattatttaattaaaatacctATTCAACATaaaacactgataataaatgTTTGACTAATGTTACATGTGTGTTCAGGTAGGCTACATGTACTGTATATAGTGAGTACAATTCCTCTTGTTCTTATATAGAATGGTTCCAAGAATAGAGAATTTTGTGGAGGATGTTGTCCCTCTCTACAGTCTCTCAGAATTTAGAAGTCATTTCAGGCTTTCCAGAGAACAAGTGGAGGTTTGTACTGGACTGGTTAATATAAAATTCATTGAACTATTACAAGTGTTAGCATGTTGTCTTGATTACCTATTTTTCTACCTTTGCAGGATGTCATCACTACCCTTGGTCCTGTGTATATGAATTTACAACAGACCAAACTGCCACTCACGAACAGTGTTCTTGCCTGCCTTTGGACATTGGTGAATCAGGAGTCATATCGTGGGGTGGCAGATAGATTTAACATGTCAAAATCCACTCTTGCCAAGCATCTCCATGAGTTTTGTTACAATATTAACACATACATGGCCCACCACATATCCTGGCCCAGAGGTCAAAGGCTGAAGATGTCAAAGTTAGGGTTTGACACAGCAGGTTTCCCCAACACTGTATGTGCAGTAGATGGGTGTCACATTCCTATAATGAGACCCCACTGTGATAATCCCCTAGCATACATGAATAGGAAACAGTTTTATTCTGTAAATTTAACTGGGTTTTGTGACAGTCAGCGGCGCTTCTGTCACATTAGTGTGGGTCACCCTGGGAGTTGGCATGATGCCAGAGCATTTCGATTCACAGAAGTTTGTCGTGTTCTTGAAGAAGATCCTCATTCACTTGTTCCACAGGGAATGCACATAATTGGGGATTCTGCCTACCCTTTGTTGCCTCAACTTATGAGGCCTTATAGAGACAATGGCCACTTGTCTGCTAGGCAAAGATATTTTAACAGAAAGCTCAATGCAGCTCGCGTGGTCATTGAGCATGCATTTGGCATTCTAAAATCTAAGTTTAGGAGGCTCCATTACCTGCAAATGAGAAGCATTTCTAATATCAGCTCAGCAGTCTCAGCCTGCTGCATTTTGCATAATCTTTGTTTAGAGCCCAGTGATCAAGTAGTTGTGGTAAGTGATGGTGTTGATGATGAACCATACCCCCAGCAACCCCACAACACTAATGCATGTCATTATAGAGACCAGATTTGTGGCCAGATCTAACTTGTATGTGTATAGTTAACATACAAAACAAAAGATGAAAAGTAAAGATTTGAATGTTCAGAAATATtcaaaaaatgataaaacaaacaaacagattttgtgttgaaataaagaaatttgttttattgaacaaaatTAGTTTGTCATTAGAAATTgttatttggggaaaaaaaaacataggacATTTTGGGGAAAGGTGTAAATCAAAAGAGATAACATCTTTAGATTATAATTTTATTGGGGTTCATGTGGGTTCTGTAATAGATGCATAATTTGCTCTTGTCTTTTCCCCATTTTTTTTAGCTCCTCCATAATTGTTCCCAAGCTGGTCACCATCTTTTTTTCGAAGGACCTTCTCCGCCTCTCCTTAAGTCGCCGCCATCTCTCCAGATCTGGCCTTACCAGGGACTCAAGCACAGCAGTCCTTCTCTCTGCATGCTCTTCATAAGCGTCCAGGAATTGTAAGGGTTGTGGTCGTCTTTGCCTTCTTGTGATGTTTGCATTTTGTATGGTAGCAGTTCCTGGCTGTTCATCCATACTAGCACCTACCGGCTGGTCTTGAAGAGAAGACGTTGTGGGCCTGCTTGTGGAAGAGGTCTCTTCCAAACCCAGAGGTGTGGAGTGAATGGTGCCAGGTGGTGCAGTACCGATCCCCGATGACCCAAATAACTCATCCATTAGCTGGTGGGGGTGgatgtaaaatgaaaatgaccaaTGTTTCAGTCTTGTAACACATGACAATGTTATTTCAGAAACAAAGTAAAGCAGTCTTCAACTTACTGTATAGTACTCCCAGGTGATCTTCCCTTCCCCAGTTGCACGGCGCCTGTCTTTCACTCTCTTATAAGTAGTTAACATGTTTGCTAGCTTTTTTCGAATTTTCTCACTTGACAAGTTGTAGCCCTTTAGTGAGAAtaagttttgtatttttttatagaatGCCATTTTGTTCCGAAAATAAAGGTGCTGATGAGTTTTTGTAAGGTCCAGTAGAAATAGTGTCATTGTATGTGTTATTTCTGTAAAATGGAGGGGATAAGGAGAGAAATAGATCAACaaagaaaattatgtaatttaacaACAGTATTGCCATTTATCTTCCTTACAGTATTTGATGCAATACCTTGAGATTCATGCCTGTCTGACTGGAAGGAAGGGGATGAAGGTTGAATGGATGCTGAAGGGTTTCCACACACTGCACCAGGTTGCAGAGTGGAAGGTGGTGGGTCCTTGACAGTGGAGGTAAGTAGTACAGGGGGCCTAGTGGTAGTAATGGGACACTGGCTGGTGGATGGTGGAGGTGGTACAGGGGGCCTAGTGGTAGTAATGGGACACTGGCTGGTGGATGGTGGAGGTGGTACAGGGGGCCTAGTGGTAGTAATGGGACACTGGCTGGTGGATGGTGGAGGAGGTACAGGGGGCCTAGTGGTAGTAATGGGGCACTGGCTGGTGGATGGTGGTTTCACAAAACTGAGGTTTAGTGGTGCCGGCGACCTAGTGGAGGTAGTGGGACATGGAATAGGAGGTTGGAGAAGCTTTGCAGCACAAGCTGGGCCACTGAGGAGAGCTGTTTGGAGATGTGGTCAGTGTCACTCAAGAATTATTTCCTGTATATTCTTGTTCATTAAGTAAATGTGTACCTTTTGTTTCAACAGCTGATACTTTCTCCATGACAGAGGAAAGGAACATTTGATCTGGGggaataaatgataaataaaacacTTGCACAAATCATTGGTGACTTGTAATTATTTCACAGTCATGTGGTTTACTTACCATTTTGCATCCTTTCAGCAATGTCCTTGGAAACCGTTAGCATGACAACATTGCCTTTGCTGTCTAACACATTAATGGTTACGTTGtccattttgttgtgtgttacACAGGGTAATGCAGGTTCTTTATATATCCTAAGGAACCATGGGACCATAGCCAACACCTGTTCCATTCATTACTTATAGTTAGCAACAATTGCAATTACCATTTTAAGTCCACTTTCAGTTTTGGCTCAACATTTGTATCAGTGACTTCCATTGTTTTCATGATTTAGTGATTAAGTAACTCTATGTATTAATGGTATTAACACGCGTTTAAGATGTGTGTATAAGTGGTGTTTTGGAAGGGTGTCTTCCAAAACAAGATAACATATTGGATATATACTTTAGCAGTATGACATAGGTGTTTCTGCTAATACAAAATTATAAAAGTAACCTATAAAAAAATTCCCTGGTGGGTATGTGTTTTTTAAGAAGGTTTCAGCAACAAGATTTACAGTACCCTCCAGCTGAgctctttttaacattttaaacataacACCATTGATTTTCATATACAGAAAAGCACAATTCTGTTGGATTTATATTGTGATTTAGACcaactatttgaaaatgaacAGAATGTTGTCAAGTTGTTAAGTTGAAGTTACAGCAAGTTGTTAGCAGTTTGCTAACCACATGCAGGTGAAGTATAAACACAGCAAAATAAACTAGAGAATATGAAGAAACCAAACAAATGGAGGAACATAATGTATTATGTATCATTTGTATAGGAGCATACATTTATGACCACATTAGATTGTATGTTTTTAAGATTAACATTTTAGTTATTAAAAATGCTCATTTGAATAGGTTGCTGAATACTGTAAAAGGTCTGtataaaaaagaaagtcatgcaaAATAAACATACACAAACTCTATATTAACAATaaagtaaatacagtaaaacaatatttaataaatatgatttataagATGAAGACGACATAAAAACGTATTGAACTGATTTAAAAGTCCATATGAGAATTTCTGAAACTGAAGTCGTCGCAATAAACTTGAAACGCACGTCATCGGTGTCATCAGTGAATCCAGCCAATCGTGGATCAGTTGTGTCGTCATCAGAACCTGTGCAGCCGCTCTTCAGAAGCTGCGCTGGCTGAGTTCTCCGGCTACTctcgaatcgctctcgcggtactttgatggcACACGTCACAGTCACGTGGCGTCAGCGCTGTATCAAGTCGGACAaaatttctaaccggcatgcactgcttcaagtcagccgaCGATCGGTCTTTGCGGCGCtgcatcaagtcgaacaagccttttatcacagctgaagtgaaataaatgcaatatttgactaatacactgatgtttcagagacattttcattcaatactttatgtactgcttacagtgtctgtttttacaagaataaagttcaacataagcatgtattatttaaatgccAATATAGTGGGGTCTAcgtttttatcagttttattttgataaacatgacacaatataaCATCGTGACTtcatgaaaagagctttaactgttttaaaaatacagatttgtaAGCATTTGTGGAACTGAAGGCGTGAAAATAAACACGAAACTCACGTGATCgttgtcatgcggtgaatccggccaatcgtgaaacagctgtgtcgtcatcacaGCTCGTGCAGCTCCTCTTCAGAAGCTGCGCGGGCTGACTCGGGCGGCTGATCTCgtatcgctctcgcggtactttaaagccatacgtcacagtcacatgacgtcagcgctgtctcaagtcggacaacatttcttaccggcatgcactgcttcaagtcagccgccgatcggtctttgcggcgctgcatcaagtcgaacaagcctaaaCACTGGTTCAACAGAGATCATCGCCTCCTATCAGTGAACCATTGATTTTCAAGTTATGACggaacaaagcctcgtttactgaaatcacgtgactacGGTAGTTTGATTCGCACTCCGAATCACTGAATCGAAATAAAAGATTCGAAGCTTCACGGATCgtgtttcagctcattactatgaATGTTTCTACTGTAGGATCAGTTTAACTTACCTGGAATATTAAAACTGTGATTTCAAGACCTGGTTTATTATTTCATGTTTACACATTTTCCTAGTTAAGGTcatctgtaaaatattttactggCTAGAAATCCTTATCTGGTAATAAACTGTTGATTTACAGGGTAAATATTATGGGAATCCTGAAGCTTTTCAGCTCCCTAAGATAAGGATTAATAATCTAAAACATATCAGAAAGGTTGAACAAGCAGAATCAAATCCAACCCGTCGAGAGACACATCATCTTCTCCCTTCTGCTGTCCTCGTACAGTATATTCTGTGCAGTGTGAATTAATGTCTTAATTACTGCCTTCTATCCGTTCAGAAACACGAGaatgtgtttgattatatactgacaaaataaacactgaatgCAATAAGCACATCTGTGAAATGTAGAAATGTAA includes the following:
- the LOC137019139 gene encoding uncharacterized protein isoform X2 is translated as MADHVAFAYLIADELEAIENPLFLQYIEHDEQRRMVPRIENFVEDVVPLYSLSEFRSHFRLSREQVEDVITTLGPVYMNLQQTKLPLTNSVLACLWTLLLHNCSQAGHHLFFEGPSPPLLKSPPSLQIWPYQGLKHSSPSLCMLFISVQEFI
- the LOC137019139 gene encoding uncharacterized protein isoform X1 → MADHVAFAYLIADELEAIENPLFLQYIEHDEQRRMVPRIENFVEDVVPLYSLSEFRSHFRLSREQVEDVITTLGPVYMNLQQTKLPLTNSVLACLWTLVNQESYRGVADRFNMSKSTLAKHLHEFCYNINTYMAHHISWPRGQRLKMSKLGFDTAGFPNTVCAVDGCHIPIMRPHCDNPLAYMNRKQFYSVNLTGFCDSQRRFCHISVGHPGSWHDARAFRFTEVCRVLEEDPHSLVPQGMHIIGDSAYPLLPQLMRPYRDNGHLSARQRYFNRKLNAARVVIEHAFGILKSKFRRLHYLQMRSISNISSAVSACCILHNLCLEPSDQVVVVSDGVDDEPYPQQPHNTNACHYRDQICGQI
- the mcm7 gene encoding DNA replication licensing factor MCM7, producing the protein MAPKDYMAEKEKCKRFLQEFYSEDDSGKKVFKYGAQLVSLAHREQVALLVDLDDVAEEDPELVESVCENGKRYAGLFADAVHELLPEYREREVVAKDALDVYIEHRLMMETRGRDPADTRDSRNQYPSELMRRFEVYFRPPSTLKPKVVRDVKADSIGQLVTVRGIVTRATEVKPMMAVATYTCDQCGAETYQPIASPSFTPLIMCPSQECVTNKSGGRLYLQTRGSKFVKFQELRIQEHSDQVPVGNIPRSMTIYARGENTRVTQPGDHVAISGIFLPLLRSGFRQAVQGLLSETYLECHCITLMNKTEDDELGTEELSDEELRHITEEDFYEKLAGSIAPEIYGHEDVKKALLLLLVGGVEQAPRGMKIRGNINICLMGDPGVAKSQLLSYIDRLAPRSQYTTGRGSSGVGLTAAVMRDPVTGEMTLEGGALVLADLGVCCIDEFDKMADADRTAIHEVMEQQTISIAKAGIMTSLNARCSILAAANPAYGRYNPRKTIEQNIQLPAALLSRFDLLWLIQDKPDTDNDLRLAQHITYVHQHCRQPPTHFNPIDMKLMRRYISKCKLKQPVVPESLSDYITAAYVEMRKEARVSKDTTFTSARTLLSILRLSTALARLRMVDVVEKEDVNEAMRLMEMSKDSLQADKSSNTRAQRPADVIFSLLRELAGEGSARSVRMAEAEQRCVSRGFTPAQFQAALDEYEELNVWQINQARSRITFV
- the LOC137019144 gene encoding uncharacterized protein, giving the protein MFLSSVMEKVSAVETKALLSGPACAAKLLQPPIPCPTTSTRSPAPLNLSFVKPPSTSQCPITTTRPPVPPPPSTSQCPITTTRPPVPPPPSTSQCPITTTRPPVPPPPSTSQCPITTTRPPVLLTSTVKDPPPSTLQPGAVCGNPSASIQPSSPSFQSDRHESQEITHTMTLFLLDLTKTHQHLYFRNKMAFYKKIQNLFSLKGYNLSSEKIRKKLANMLTTYKRVKDRRRATGEGKITWEYYTVS